TTCGCCTCGTCGTCGCCCCACCTCTGCAGGTAGTAGGCGGAGACGTACGCCCTCCCCCGCCCGCCCGGCGTCACCTCGTCGAGGTCGGTGAGCAGCCACCAGTGGTTGTACGACCGGCCGATCCGCACCTCGTCGCCCCACTTCTTGCACAGGACGTAGTTGGTGCCCGCGCGCAGCGTGCCCTGGGGCGCGCAGCGTGGCGCGCCGTCGTCCACGCAGTCGACGTCCGCGTAACCGGTGGCGTCGGCGAAGGTGTCCACCTGGTACCGGTCCGGGTCGCCGCCGCCGTTGCACCCGTTGGTGCTGGTGACGCGGGGGAACGGGCCGTTCGGGCTGAGCCGGTACTCGGTGCCCTGGAGCACCGGGTGGACCATCTCGTCCGTCTCTCCGTCATTGTCGCCGTTGGCGTCGTACAACTGCTCGTAGTGCAGATGCGCCGAGTCCGTGCCGACCAGGCCGAGCCGCCCGAGCGGTGCACCGGAGGCGACGCGCTGGCCGAGTCGCACGTCGATGCGGTCCATGTGCAGATAGACCGTGAACCAGCCGTTGCCGTGGTTGATCTCGAGCCCGCCGGGCTCGAAGAACTCGGTGACCGTGCCGGCGGCCGAGGCGGCGACCGACGCGCCGAGGGTGGGGCCGTCGACGCGGTACATGTCCAGTTTCTTGTCGTCGGGCGCGTGGCCCAGGTACGTCTGGAGCTGCCAGGTCTGTCCGCACGCGAACGGAAGCCTGAAGTCCGGGCGGGCGGTGGGCGCCGCCGACGCGACCGGTGTGCTCGCGCACAGTCCCGCCGTCATCAGCAGCGCCGTCAGCGCCGCCGCCCAGCCCGGTTTCCCTCGTAGCCACAACCTCACGGGTCCTCGCCCTCCTGCTCGTCGGTGTCCTGCGGCGACAGTGCCGCACCGGCGCGGAGAAGGGACTCCGGCACGTTACGGGGTGGCCTCCGGCGCGGAGGGGATCAGGTGCCGCACCTGCGGGTCACGCCCCCGGTCTCGTCGCCCTTGAGGTAGATCGCGCTGACGTAGCCCACCCCGCCCGCGTTCAACGGCAGTTCGACCCACTTGTCGCTCGTGTAGCCCTCGGCGGAGACGAGTTGGCCGGTCTGCCAGCAGTTCGCCGGGTAACTCTCGTTCGGGTAGACCTTGCTGACCGCGCCGCAGGTCGTGGAGGCGCAGGAGCGGACGTTGGCCTCCGCCCACGCCGTGACGGTCGTCTGTCCGCCACCACCGCCGCCGTCGGTCGGCTGGAAGGTCACGTCCACCCAGTCGTTGTCCGTCATGCCCAGGCCGTCCCAGAAGGTGCCGTCGGCCACGTCGATGCCCGCCGGGTTGGCGACCCTGCGGCCGAACTCGTCCAGGCCGCCGTTGTAGCCCGACTGGTGGGCCGCCTGCGCCTCGGGGGTGCCCTGCGGCAGGTCACGCCACATCTGCCGCTGCGCGGGCGGGTTCCAGTAGTCGTCCTGGGTGTTCCAGGGACCGACGTCCCACACGGGGGCGGTCTCGCAGCGTCCCGTACGCGCGTAGCACAGCCGTACCTGGTACTCACGGCTTCCGTCGCCGGCCAGCATCCGCCGGGACGGCAGTGCCACGAAGTGGTCACGCGGCTGGATGACATGGCCGTTGGCCGTGGTCTGCCCGGTCAGACCCTCACGGGTGGCGAAGAGCCGGTACGTCACGGACGCCGTGGCCGCCGCGCCGTCTCGCGCGCGTGCGGCGGGCCGCACCGGGTCGGCGTGTACGGAGACGCCCGAGACGACCGGGGAGGCGGCCTGGCCGCCCAGGAGGGTCAACCGGACCTGGAGGACGGAGACGACTTCCGGCAGCCGCAGCCGACCGGTGGGGTCGGGGGTGGTCCACTGCGTCCACCGGCCGGGATGGCCACTGCCCCGGACCTCGGTCAGCACCTGCGTCCCCGAGGGCACATCGGCCTGCCGGCGGACGGTGAAGACGTCGGCCTGCCGGCCGAGGCTCCGGGCCGGCGCGGTGTACACGGCGAACGCCCGGCCGGGGGCGGACGGTGTGCGCGTGCGGCGGTCGCCGATGGCGAGAGCGCCGTCCGTGCGGTGGTCGATGTTGTGCTGGTCGGCCGAGGTACTGGCGAGGTCCACCCGCCAGTCGGTGGCCGGCTGTGCGGCGGCGGGTCTCTCCCCGGCGCCGTCGGCGGCCGCGGCGGTGACGGGCGGCAGCCCGCCCACAACGAGCAGGGCGCACAGGCCCCTTATCAGTCTGCGGGTGGTGGATCGCACGACGAATCTCCCCCATCGGGCTCGGAAAGCGTGTAGCTGACGAGGTAGAGCCCTATCGGCCTTGGTCGTGCGCTGTCATTCCGGAACGTTCCGGATGCCGCCGCCCCGGCGGGCGCCGGTACGTTCCGAGCCGTCCCCCAGCGAACCCTTGGAAAGGAAGTCTCTTGCGTCTGTATCCGCGCGCCGGACTCGTCACGGCGGTCGCCGTGCTGCTGCCCCTGGCGTCGGCGGTGTCCGCCGTCGCCGCGCCGTCCACCACGGCGACCGCGTACTCCGCCTCGTGCCCCACCGCCGGGGTCGTCACCCAGGGCTACAGCGGCAGCCATGACGGCGTCGACATCGGCAACGCCCTCGGCACGCCCATCTACGCCGTCGGCGCCGGCGAGGTGATCGCGTCCGGTCCCGCCAGCGGCTACGGGCAGTGGATCCGGATCCTGCACGACGACGGCACGGTGACCGAGTACGGGCACATGTACCAGCGGGACGTCGTCGTCGGCCAGCACGTCCAGGCCGGACAGCGCATCGCCCTGATGGGCAGCGAGGGCGAGGCGACCGGGCCGCACCTGCACCTGCGCGTCAGGATCGGTACGTCCACCACGGTCCGCGGCATCGACCCGGTGCCGTACCTGCGCGACCGCGGGGTGAATCTGCCCTGCACGCCGGGCGGGGGCGGCGGACAGCAGACCACGGTGACCGCCTGGGCGGAGGCCAATGTCCGCTCCTGTGCCGCTACGACCTGCGGCGCGGTCAGCAAGGTCTATCCGAACGAGAGTTACCCGGCGAACTGCTGGAAGACCGGCCAACTCGTCTCCGCCGAGGGCTACAGCAACGACAAGTGGGTCGAACTGCCGTTGAGCGCGGGCGGGGTGGGCTACGTCAGCGCGATCTACCTCAAGGGCGACGAGAAGGGCAACGTCAGCCGCGAGTGCGGCTGACAACGCCCGCGGTCCGGGCGCAGCCCGCCGGTCCGCCGGACCGCCGGTCCCGGCCGCGCACCACGGCGCGACTGCCTCACCCGACCGACATCACCCGACCGACGTCACCCGACCAGCATCGCTCAACAGACATCACTCATCCGAAGGGAACATCCATGTCCATGACCGTCTCCACGCTCACCCGCGTCGCGGCGCTCGGCGCCTCCATCGCGGCCTTCGCGTTCCTGCCCGCCACCACGGCCTCGGCGGCGGACGCCGTCAACACGTTCGCGAACCAGGCGACGAACCGCTGCATCGACGACACCGACCAGGGCTTCCGCACCTGGGACTGCAACGGCTCCAACGCCCAGAACTGGATCGTGCACACGTGGAACGACGGCACCGTGCAGCTGAAGAACGCCAACACCAACCGCTGCATGTACGACAGCGACCAGGGCTTCAAGACCCTGTCCTGTGACTCCAGCGCCAACCAGAGCTGGTACATCCACCACTGGAACGACGGCACGATCGAAATCAAGAACCAGTCGACCAGCCGCTGCATCGACGACAGCAACGTCGGCTTCCGCACCTTCGGCTGCAACGCCAGCCAGTTCCAGAGCTGGTTCTGACACCTGCCGGAGGGCATCCCCCTTCAGCTCCATCCCGAACGCGGTCGCCGCCCCCTCCTGCGGGAGGAGGCGGCGGCCGCGTTCGTGATCCCTGATCCCGTTTCTGGCCCGCTTACCCGCATACTCGCTCGCGGCGGTCCGCGACCAGCGACAAGCGATGGATTCCACGCTTCCAGATATGGTGTTTTCATATGCATTCTCGCTGATCATGAGGTTATGCGATGAATTCCCCTCGGAGGGAGGGCCAGGTGGTCGAGCAGCCCTTGGGGGCTGTCGGGTACGCGGGTGTGCTGCGCGAGCTGCTTCCGATCGCCCTGTGGCGGGAGGACGCGCACGGCCGCATCGTGGAGTGGTCGCTGGCCGCCCAGGATCTGCTCGGGTTCCGGCCGCAGGACGTACTCGACCGGCCCGCGTCCGCCCTGCTGGTCCCCGAGGGCAACCGTGAGCTGGCCGACCAGCTCACACATCGCGTCCAGGGCGGGGAAACCGTCGTCGGCACCCTGTCGGTGCGCCACCGCGACGGCCATCAGGTCGCGATGGAGACGTGGATCGTGCCGGCCGCCGACGCGCAGGGGCGGCCCGGAGCCCTGCTGATCGCCGTGGAGACCTCCCAGGTCCTGCGCATGCGCGATTCCCTGGCGGCCCTGGAGAGTTTCTTCGGAGTACTGATGGCCCGACCGCAGTGACCGTCCGCGACGACCGGCTCCGCGGGCATCGGAGAGGGAGGCATCGGAGAGGGAGGCGTCGGCCAGGCGTCCTTCGCCGCTCCGTGCCTCGGCAGAGCGCGGCGGCCCGCCGTCGGGGGGCGTCGTTCGGCGTACGGAACGAGTCCGGACGATCCGGCGTGCCCGCAGCCGTAGCGTGCGTGAAATGACATCGGAGACGCGAATACGGGGTACCCGCGCTTGCGGAGGTTCCTCATGTTCGAGGCTGGCGATATCCGTGAATGGCGCGGTCACGACGTGGTTGACGCTCAGGGACACAGAATCGGCGCCCTGGAGTCGGTCTACGTGGACACCGGGACCGACAGACCTTGCTTCGCCACGGTGACCGTGGGTCTTCCCACCCGTCGCCGCCTGGTGTTCGTGCCACTCCTCGGGGCGACAGTCGGTCCGGGGTATCTGAAGGTCGCCCACAGCAAGAACGCGGTGAAAAAGGCCCCGGCGATCGACGTCGACGGCGAGCTGCGTGCCCAGGACGAATCGAAGGTCTTCGCACACTACGAACTGGACTATGCGCCGGGTGCCTCAGGCGAGCGACGCCTTGCCCGCCGCTGAACCGTCGAGACCGTCGGGAGAGCCAATGAGCCTGTTTCTGTTCCTGCTCCTCGTGGCCCTCGTCCTGGGCATCATCGGGTTCGCGGCCGACGGGCTGTTCTACCTGCTGATCATCGGCGCCCTCATTCTCCTCGCCGATCTCTTCTACGTCGCGATTCGTTTCCGCCGCGGCGGAGGCAGGCACCGTATGGCCCGGTGAGTGCCTTTGTCCTTGCCCTGAGCGCTCCCCGTCCCTCGCTTTCCGGACCAGACCGTCGCCGTCAACGACCCGGCGCCGGCACCGGCACCGGATCGCAGGTTTCACTCCGTAGGCGCGTAGGGCCGGCATGGCTGCCGTCACGTTCGAGTCGCCCACTCGCTGCAACCGCCCGAACCGGGATGGTGTCACGCCGGGGTCGCGCGAAGCCCCGGACGCTGCGCCAGGCAGGATGGGAGCATGAGCGTAGTCAAGATCAACGTACTGACCGTCCCGGCGGAGCAACGGGAGACCCTTGAGACGCGGTTCGCCGCCCGAGCGGACGCCGTCGCGAACTCGGACGGCTTCGAGTGGTTCGAGCTCCTGCGCCCGGTCGAGGGCACCGACACCTACCTCGTCTACACGCGGTGGCGTGACGAGGAGTCGTTCCAGGCGTGGCTCGAAGGCCCGATGAAGGCGGCGCACCAGGGCGGCGAACAAGGGGAACGGCCCAAGCCCGCGGCTTCCGCCTCCACCCTCTGGTCCTTCGAGGTGGCACAGCAGACGGCACCGAAGGGCGAGTAGTCCGTCTCGGGGCGGCGGCACCTCCCGTCCGAGCGGCGGAAGGTGCCGTCGCCCGGTGAGCGCCACCGGGAGCCGGGAGGTCGTGACGCCGGCGAAGCCCGTCATGGTGACGTCGTGCGCCCGATGCCGATGTGTCGCCGCAGTAGAGCGGCGAACCGAGGACGTCATCAGTGTCCGGGTGCGGGTTGTAGCGGCCCGGCCGGCGTCGATGAGCGGCGAGTCGTCGCACCCGGCGCGAAGCGCGCCGCGGTGTCCCGGATCTGGTTCACGCCCCCTCGGTCGGCGGGCTCCTGGGTGAAGTGGGCGCGCCCGCCTCGTTGTGGCCGTCGCCGGAGGCGCGGCGGCAACGCAGGCGCAACGGCCGTACGACGAAGGCCCGTTCGCGGGGGGAGCGTCGAGCCTTCGCCGTACGGCCGTTGGGGTCGCCCGCGCTAAGGGGTGTCAGGGGTGGGCGCCGCCGCTCGTGAACGGCTCGAAGGCGTGGCTGAAGTGCCAGGTGTTCTGGGCGATGCCGGAGCACGAGTCGGAGCCGCCGGTGCCCACGCAGCCGCCGTTGTCGCGTTGGAGTGCCCAGAAGGAGAGCGTGTTGATCTTCTTGGCCGCGGCCCACTTCTCCACCGTGTACGCGTCCTGCGTGGTGAAGGTCTCCTCGGGGCCGAAGTCGTCGATGCCGGGCATCTCGATGACGCCGATCATGTTCCACAGCCTCGCGGGGCTCTTCTTCGGGTAGAGCGCGGCCAGTTGGGCGTGCAGACCGGTGGCGGCCTTCTCGGTGTCGGCCGCCATGTCGTGGGTGGCGCCGTCGTAGTAGTCGAACGTCATGAGGTTGACGACGTCCACCCGTGCGCCGTTGTCGACGGCGTTCTGCAGCAGGGCCAGACCGTTGGGCTCCAGGCCGGTCGTGGAGGTCGGCAGGGTGTAGGAGAACTGCACGCTGCGGCCGGTGCGGTCGGCCCAGCGCTGCACCTTCGCGATCGCCTTGTTGCGGCGGTCGATTCCGGCGGCGTTGTTGATGGAGTCGCCCTCGACGTCGAGGTCGATCCGGCTCACGCCGTACGTCGTGACGAGGCTCTCGTACACCTTGGCGATGGCGTCGACGTCGGTGCAACTGTCCGCCAGCTCGGTGCCGGTGGTGTCCGCGGACCAGCCGCCGAAGGACGGGATGACGTTGCCGCCGCGCGCCTGGATCGTGGCGATGTCGCGGCCGAAGGTGGTCCGGGCGACGGGCTGGCCGGCCTGGCCGTTCCAGTACGCGGTGCACGAGCCCGCCGTGGCCGTCTGGAGGAAGGCCAGCGTGAGGTATTCGTTGCCCGAGGCGGCGGCGAGCGCGGCCGGGCTCTCGCCGGTCCACGCCTCGAAGTAGGGCGCCGCCACGTGGGCCGGCATGGGCTTGCCGAAGGCCGGGAGTGAGTGCGGCGCGGCGACCGCATCCCCTCCCCCGAACGCGACAAGCCCGGCGGACACGGCGGTCGCACTCAGGCAGGACAGCAACGTACGCATACGAAGAAGACCAGGTCGTCTCACTGACGCTCCCATGGGGAAAGGGGCC
The Streptomyces sp. NBC_01485 genome window above contains:
- a CDS encoding M23 family metallopeptidase yields the protein MRLWLRGKPGWAAALTALLMTAGLCASTPVASAAPTARPDFRLPFACGQTWQLQTYLGHAPDDKKLDMYRVDGPTLGASVAASAAGTVTEFFEPGGLEINHGNGWFTVYLHMDRIDVRLGQRVASGAPLGRLGLVGTDSAHLHYEQLYDANGDNDGETDEMVHPVLQGTEYRLSPNGPFPRVTSTNGCNGGGDPDRYQVDTFADATGYADVDCVDDGAPRCAPQGTLRAGTNYVLCKKWGDEVRIGRSYNHWWLLTDLDEVTPGGRGRAYVSAYYLQRWGDDEAKDNDGRDIRTCA
- a CDS encoding SH3 domain-containing protein, which translates into the protein MRSTTRRLIRGLCALLVVGGLPPVTAAAADGAGERPAAAQPATDWRVDLASTSADQHNIDHRTDGALAIGDRRTRTPSAPGRAFAVYTAPARSLGRQADVFTVRRQADVPSGTQVLTEVRGSGHPGRWTQWTTPDPTGRLRLPEVVSVLQVRLTLLGGQAASPVVSGVSVHADPVRPAARARDGAAATASVTYRLFATREGLTGQTTANGHVIQPRDHFVALPSRRMLAGDGSREYQVRLCYARTGRCETAPVWDVGPWNTQDDYWNPPAQRQMWRDLPQGTPEAQAAHQSGYNGGLDEFGRRVANPAGIDVADGTFWDGLGMTDNDWVDVTFQPTDGGGGGGQTTVTAWAEANVRSCASTTCGAVSKVYPNESYPANCWQTGQLVSAEGYTSDKWVELPLNAGGVGYVSAIYLKGDETGGVTRRCGT
- a CDS encoding M23 family metallopeptidase; amino-acid sequence: MRLYPRAGLVTAVAVLLPLASAVSAVAAPSTTATAYSASCPTAGVVTQGYSGSHDGVDIGNALGTPIYAVGAGEVIASGPASGYGQWIRILHDDGTVTEYGHMYQRDVVVGQHVQAGQRIALMGSEGEATGPHLHLRVRIGTSTTVRGIDPVPYLRDRGVNLPCTPGGGGGQQTTVTAWAEANVRSCAATTCGAVSKVYPNESYPANCWKTGQLVSAEGYSNDKWVELPLSAGGVGYVSAIYLKGDEKGNVSRECG
- a CDS encoding RICIN domain-containing protein, whose product is MSMTVSTLTRVAALGASIAAFAFLPATTASAADAVNTFANQATNRCIDDTDQGFRTWDCNGSNAQNWIVHTWNDGTVQLKNANTNRCMYDSDQGFKTLSCDSSANQSWYIHHWNDGTIEIKNQSTSRCIDDSNVGFRTFGCNASQFQSWF
- a CDS encoding PAS domain-containing protein, which encodes MVEQPLGAVGYAGVLRELLPIALWREDAHGRIVEWSLAAQDLLGFRPQDVLDRPASALLVPEGNRELADQLTHRVQGGETVVGTLSVRHRDGHQVAMETWIVPAADAQGRPGALLIAVETSQVLRMRDSLAALESFFGVLMARPQ
- a CDS encoding PRC-barrel domain-containing protein, producing MFEAGDIREWRGHDVVDAQGHRIGALESVYVDTGTDRPCFATVTVGLPTRRRLVFVPLLGATVGPGYLKVAHSKNAVKKAPAIDVDGELRAQDESKVFAHYELDYAPGASGERRLARR
- a CDS encoding antibiotic biosynthesis monooxygenase family protein translates to MSVVKINVLTVPAEQRETLETRFAARADAVANSDGFEWFELLRPVEGTDTYLVYTRWRDEESFQAWLEGPMKAAHQGGEQGERPKPAASASTLWSFEVAQQTAPKGE